One genomic region from Limisphaerales bacterium encodes:
- the purL gene encoding phosphoribosylformylglycinamidine synthase subunit PurL: MAADPAITPELVAEHNLTPEEYEGILELLGRAPNYTELGIFSVMWSEHCSYKNTRALLKGFPTQSPRVLVAAGEENAGILDIGDGLAISFKIESHNHPSAVEPFQGAATGVGGIIRDIFTMGARPVCAINSLRFGELSNPEVRRLFRGVVSGIAHYGNCFGIPTVGGEVYFDKSYEGNPLVNAFALGVLRHDQIARGAAKGVGNPVFYVGPATGRDGLAGAAFASQDLTEESAEHQRGAVQVGDPFMEKLCMEACLELLATGAVAGIQDMGAAGLTCSTCETAARGGTGIEIDLAKVPQRSPGMTPYEILLSESQERMLIIVEQGREEEVKRIFDKWDLPWAEIGNVTGTGQMVVKNHGDIVVDLPASKLADDAPIYHREAQEPQYLADVRAFTLEGIDDVGDPTAALGKLLKWPTIASKNWVYRQYDHMVRANTMVNPGSDAAVIRIKADSVPGADNGTDRNGAFPEKILALAVDCNATHVYLDPFEGAKAAVAECARNLACSGATPIGSTDNLNFGNPHNPELFWQLKESVRGLAEGCAAFDAPVTGGNVSLYNQNPKSAIDPTPTMAMVGLIEDADHVTTQWFKDDGDAIILLGEPVDTDDPLCGLGGSAYLQVLHEQKNGTPARCNLETERTLGTTLLGLIQSGLVKSAHDCAEGGLAVTLAECCFSKVEGRNTPRFIGAEIDLAEIDCERLDALLFGETLGRIVITTSELDSVKAIERAKLMSVPARRIGTVDAETGAALKIKSTTGEWSWEVAGLHDLWWNSIDNAMA; this comes from the coding sequence ATGGCCGCCGATCCCGCAATCACGCCGGAATTGGTTGCCGAGCACAACCTCACGCCAGAGGAGTACGAAGGCATTTTGGAATTACTCGGGCGCGCGCCCAATTACACCGAGTTGGGCATCTTCAGCGTGATGTGGAGCGAGCATTGTTCGTACAAAAACACACGCGCTTTATTAAAGGGCTTCCCCACTCAATCACCGCGTGTGCTCGTGGCGGCGGGCGAGGAGAATGCCGGTATTCTCGACATTGGCGATGGCCTCGCCATTTCATTCAAGATTGAAAGCCACAATCACCCCAGTGCTGTGGAACCCTTCCAAGGCGCGGCTACCGGCGTGGGTGGGATCATTCGCGATATTTTTACGATGGGCGCGCGGCCGGTTTGCGCCATCAACTCGCTGCGCTTTGGTGAGCTTTCCAACCCCGAAGTGCGGCGGCTCTTTCGCGGCGTGGTCAGCGGCATCGCGCATTACGGAAATTGCTTTGGCATTCCGACGGTCGGAGGCGAAGTTTATTTTGATAAAAGCTACGAGGGCAATCCACTCGTGAACGCCTTCGCGCTGGGCGTGTTGCGGCACGACCAAATTGCGCGCGGCGCGGCAAAGGGCGTGGGCAACCCGGTTTTTTATGTCGGCCCCGCCACGGGACGCGATGGGCTCGCGGGTGCGGCGTTTGCCTCGCAGGATCTCACCGAGGAATCCGCCGAACACCAGCGCGGCGCGGTGCAAGTGGGCGATCCCTTCATGGAAAAGCTCTGCATGGAAGCCTGTCTTGAGTTGCTCGCCACCGGAGCGGTTGCGGGCATTCAGGATATGGGTGCCGCGGGCCTCACGTGTTCCACTTGCGAAACCGCGGCGCGCGGCGGCACGGGCATTGAGATCGATTTGGCCAAGGTGCCGCAACGTAGCCCCGGCATGACGCCCTACGAAATTTTGCTGAGCGAATCGCAGGAGCGCATGCTCATCATCGTGGAGCAAGGTCGCGAGGAGGAAGTCAAACGCATTTTCGATAAATGGGATTTGCCGTGGGCCGAAATTGGCAACGTGACGGGCACGGGCCAAATGGTCGTAAAAAATCACGGCGACATAGTCGTCGATCTGCCCGCCAGCAAGCTCGCCGATGACGCGCCCATTTATCACCGCGAAGCGCAGGAGCCTCAGTACCTCGCCGATGTGCGTGCGTTCACTTTAGAAGGCATCGACGACGTGGGAGACCCCACCGCCGCTCTCGGCAAACTGCTCAAGTGGCCGACCATCGCTTCCAAAAATTGGGTCTACCGCCAGTACGACCACATGGTGCGCGCCAACACGATGGTCAATCCCGGCAGCGATGCCGCAGTCATCCGTATCAAAGCCGACAGCGTTCCCGGCGCTGACAATGGCACAGACCGCAACGGCGCGTTCCCTGAAAAAATTCTCGCTCTCGCCGTGGATTGCAATGCCACGCACGTTTATCTCGATCCCTTCGAGGGCGCGAAGGCTGCCGTCGCCGAATGCGCGCGCAACCTCGCGTGCAGCGGCGCCACGCCGATTGGTTCCACCGATAATTTAAATTTCGGCAACCCGCATAACCCGGAGTTGTTTTGGCAATTGAAGGAATCCGTGCGCGGTCTGGCCGAGGGCTGCGCGGCGTTTGATGCGCCCGTCACCGGCGGCAACGTCAGCCTCTACAATCAAAACCCCAAAAGCGCCATCGACCCCACGCCCACAATGGCGATGGTGGGCCTTATCGAAGACGCGGACCACGTGACAACGCAGTGGTTCAAGGACGACGGCGACGCGATTATTTTGCTCGGCGAACCGGTGGACACCGACGATCCATTGTGCGGCCTCGGCGGCTCGGCGTATTTGCAAGTGTTGCACGAGCAAAAAAACGGCACGCCGGCGCGTTGCAATTTGGAAACCGAACGCACGCTCGGCACCACACTGCTGGGCCTCATCCAAAGTGGTTTGGTAAAAAGCGCGCACGACTGCGCCGAGGGCGGCCTCGCCGTGACCTTGGCGGAATGCTGCTTCTCCAAAGTCGAAGGCCGCAACACCCCGCGCTTCATCGGCGCAGAAATTGATTTAGCCGAAATTGATTGCGAACGTCTCGATGCCCTTTTGTTTGGCGAAACCCTCGGGCGCATCGTCATCACCACTTCGGAATTGGACTCCGTGAAAGCCATCGAGCGCGCCAAGTTGATGAGCGTACCCGCGCGGCGCATCGGGACGGTGGACGCCGAAACAGGCGCGGCGTTGAAAATTAAGTCGACGACCGGCGAGTGGTCGTGGGAGGTTGCCGGCTTGCACGATCTTTGGTGGAACTCAATCGACAACGCAATGGCCTAG
- the purQ gene encoding phosphoribosylformylglycinamidine synthase subunit PurQ gives MKFAVLQFPGSNCDQDCVHVLRNVLGRPTELLWHKENSVGDADAVFIPGGFSYGDYLRTGSIARFSPVMAAVKEFADNGGHVLGICNGFQILCEAGMLPGALIRNRSLQFRCEHVYLQTATHDSPFTGQIPEGKNLRIPIAHGEGNYFCDDETLQSLEDNDQILFQYVDVEGDLTDHANPNGSRANIAGICNGKRNVAGMMPHPERAAEPALGEDDGRLIFESLIATLKSQPNLASA, from the coding sequence ATGAAGTTCGCGGTCCTCCAATTCCCCGGCTCCAATTGCGACCAGGATTGCGTGCACGTGCTGCGCAATGTGCTCGGTCGCCCCACGGAATTGCTGTGGCACAAGGAAAACTCGGTGGGCGATGCCGATGCGGTGTTCATCCCCGGCGGATTCAGCTATGGCGATTATCTCCGCACCGGCTCCATCGCGCGCTTCAGCCCCGTGATGGCGGCGGTCAAAGAATTTGCCGATAACGGCGGCCACGTACTCGGCATCTGCAATGGGTTCCAAATCCTCTGTGAAGCGGGGATGCTCCCCGGCGCGCTCATTCGCAACCGCTCGCTACAATTCCGCTGCGAACACGTTTACCTGCAAACCGCCACGCACGACTCGCCCTTCACCGGCCAAATCCCCGAAGGCAAAAACCTCCGCATCCCCATCGCCCATGGTGAGGGCAATTATTTTTGTGACGACGAAACCCTGCAGTCACTCGAGGACAACGACCAAATCCTGTTCCAGTACGTCGACGTCGAAGGCGACCTCACCGACCACGCCAACCCCAACGGATCGCGCGCCAACATCGCCGGCATCTGCAACGGAAAACGCAACGTCGCTGGCATGATGCCCCACCCCGAACGCGCCGCCGAACCCGCCCTCGGCGAAGATGATGGCCGCCTCATTTTCGAAAGCCTCATCGCCACACTTAAATCCCAACCCAACCTCGCCTCCGCCTGA
- the purS gene encoding phosphoribosylformylglycinamidine synthase subunit PurS produces MKAKVIITPKRAVLDPQGKTVQTALEHMGCSGVGDVRIGKYVEIEMDGDRETVEAKLSEYADKFLANPNIEDYRLVFED; encoded by the coding sequence ATGAAAGCCAAAGTCATCATCACCCCCAAGCGCGCGGTACTCGATCCACAGGGCAAGACCGTGCAAACCGCTCTGGAGCACATGGGCTGCTCCGGCGTGGGCGACGTGCGCATCGGCAAATACGTGGAAATCGAAATGGACGGCGACCGCGAAACGGTCGAGGCCAAGCTCAGCGAATACGCCGATAAATTCCTCGCCAACCCGAATATCGAAGACTACCGGCTCGTTTTCGAGGACTGA
- a CDS encoding type II secretion system protein → MNKERINEARQAGFTLIELLVVIAIIGILASMLLPALARAKAKAARIKCVNNLAQIGKASIGFAQENDGRMPWQLTPHGIMNHFGNQTMLSQMTGCIIGMAAMKSELQSAKLITSPCDAARQAANEVCQSKWASYNTKAQGHNMELAKAISYGFVEGADSIRPASILSVTLNVHGEDLADADWCGADADPPHAEAFTGLNKSQGQLVLMDGSAKQSTDADLGVRGKLVKAHINSRGGVTMGPSSTKVFRK, encoded by the coding sequence ATGAATAAAGAAAGAATAAATGAAGCCCGGCAGGCGGGTTTTACTCTAATTGAACTTCTGGTGGTAATCGCAATTATTGGGATCTTAGCCTCAATGCTCCTGCCCGCCCTCGCGCGGGCTAAGGCTAAGGCGGCCCGTATTAAGTGCGTAAACAATCTTGCGCAGATTGGTAAGGCCTCTATTGGTTTCGCTCAGGAAAACGATGGTCGGATGCCATGGCAATTAACCCCCCATGGAATCATGAATCATTTTGGCAATCAAACAATGCTTTCCCAAATGACCGGTTGCATTATTGGAATGGCGGCCATGAAAAGTGAACTCCAGTCAGCTAAACTCATCACCTCGCCCTGTGATGCCGCCCGCCAGGCTGCCAATGAGGTTTGTCAGTCCAAATGGGCAAGCTATAACACAAAGGCTCAAGGCCATAACATGGAATTGGCCAAGGCAATCAGTTATGGGTTTGTGGAGGGTGCAGACAGCATTCGCCCCGCTTCCATTCTTTCCGTGACCTTAAACGTGCATGGCGAAGATCTTGCTGATGCGGATTGGTGTGGTGCGGATGCAGACCCTCCGCACGCGGAGGCCTTCACAGGGCTAAATAAAAGTCAGGGTCAGTTGGTGTTAATGGATGGCAGTGCCAAGCAATCTACCGATGCAGATCTGGGAGTTAGGGGTAAACTTGTTAAGGCGCACATTAATTCCAGAGGCGGAGTGACCATGGGGCCTTCTTCCACTAAAGTGTTTCGAAAATAG